In a single window of the Streptomyces sp. CGMCC 4.7035 genome:
- a CDS encoding L,D-transpeptidase family protein has translation MRHGVVVALVSASLLLLGAAPDPTEDSPLPERMADTGGGTQLITAEAPGPDATSGTVTWWDRRDGHWSKAGSAPARFGANGLVEGASRTQGTNTTPTGLYDLPYAFGIQPPPTGTTAAYRRVHQDSWWCEDSVSRSYNRWTQPLPADCRASESEHLITYDPQYAYAFVIGFNYDEPVPGRGAGIFLHVNGRGATAGCVSVPEDAMRRILAWAEPGRRPHIAIGTAKGATAITRY, from the coding sequence ATGCGCCATGGTGTCGTCGTCGCCCTCGTCTCCGCCTCCCTCCTCCTGCTCGGTGCCGCGCCGGACCCGACCGAGGACTCCCCACTGCCCGAGCGGATGGCGGACACCGGCGGCGGCACCCAGCTGATCACCGCCGAGGCGCCCGGCCCCGACGCCACGTCCGGGACGGTCACCTGGTGGGACCGGCGTGACGGGCACTGGTCGAAGGCCGGCTCCGCGCCGGCCCGCTTCGGCGCGAACGGTCTGGTCGAGGGCGCCTCGCGGACGCAGGGCACGAACACGACTCCGACGGGCCTGTACGACCTGCCGTACGCGTTCGGCATCCAGCCCCCGCCCACGGGTACGACGGCGGCGTACCGCCGGGTGCACCAGGACTCCTGGTGGTGCGAGGACAGCGTGTCGCGCTCTTACAACCGCTGGACGCAACCGCTCCCGGCCGACTGCCGTGCCTCCGAGTCGGAGCACCTGATCACGTACGACCCGCAGTACGCGTACGCGTTCGTGATCGGCTTCAACTACGACGAGCCTGTGCCCGGACGCGGCGCCGGCATTTTCCTGCATGTCAACGGGCGTGGGGCGACAGCCGGTTGTGTCTCCGTGCCGGAGGATGCGATGCGGCGGATTCTGGCGTGGGCCGAGCCGGGGCGGCGGCCGCATATTGCGATCGGGACGGCCAAGGGGGCCACGGCCATCACCCGGTATTGA
- a CDS encoding ferredoxin reductase family protein, which produces MRAIRPRRSPAVPLLVAVWAGAAGVVWLWWMNTPSIADNNSRILNAGRITGLLAGYLMALVVLQMARVPALERRVGSDRVARWHAMSGRYTICLVLAHLFLTMWGYAAQAGKGLGGIVQQTIDSINQLPDVGKATIGTGLLVLIGLISIGPIRRRISYDLWYHVHLLTYAATYLSFWHQLSTGNEFAAQPEAKTAWYALYGSVTALVIWYRILTPIRLNLRHRLRVEAVIEETPGVVSVLMSGRKLHRMGAAAGQFFRWRFLAPGMRFSSHPYSLSAAPRPNMLRITVKAIGDHSSALRDLEPGTRVWAEGPYGALTADRRSRGKVLLVAGGVGITPMRALFETLPGAPGDLTLLYRANTTQDLALWDELAQIAEERGARLMYAVNSPEGERPDISADTLRRKLPDIDSHDVFMCGPPGFAQQVYEALRGAGVPARRIHHESFEM; this is translated from the coding sequence ATGCGCGCCATCCGCCCACGCCGCTCCCCTGCCGTCCCGCTGCTGGTCGCGGTCTGGGCGGGCGCGGCGGGCGTCGTCTGGCTGTGGTGGATGAACACCCCGTCCATCGCCGACAACAACAGCAGAATCCTCAACGCGGGGCGGATCACCGGCCTCTTGGCCGGCTATCTGATGGCGCTGGTCGTGCTCCAGATGGCGCGGGTGCCCGCGCTGGAGCGCCGGGTCGGCTCCGACCGGGTGGCACGCTGGCACGCGATGAGCGGCCGGTACACCATCTGTCTGGTCCTCGCCCACCTCTTCCTGACCATGTGGGGCTACGCGGCCCAGGCAGGCAAGGGGCTCGGCGGAATCGTGCAGCAGACCATCGATTCGATCAACCAGCTGCCGGACGTGGGCAAGGCCACCATCGGTACGGGTCTGCTGGTGCTCATCGGGCTGATCTCGATCGGCCCGATCCGCCGCAGGATCTCGTACGACCTCTGGTACCACGTCCATCTGCTCACCTACGCGGCCACCTACCTGTCGTTCTGGCACCAACTGTCGACCGGCAACGAGTTCGCCGCCCAGCCGGAGGCGAAGACCGCCTGGTACGCGCTGTACGGATCGGTGACCGCGCTGGTGATCTGGTACCGGATCCTCACGCCGATCCGGCTGAACCTGCGGCACAGGCTTCGGGTCGAGGCGGTCATCGAGGAGACCCCCGGGGTCGTCTCGGTGCTGATGAGCGGACGCAAGCTGCACCGGATGGGCGCGGCGGCCGGGCAGTTCTTCCGCTGGCGGTTCCTCGCACCCGGTATGCGGTTCAGTTCGCACCCGTACTCGCTGTCGGCGGCGCCCCGCCCCAACATGCTCCGCATCACGGTGAAGGCGATCGGCGACCACAGCTCCGCGCTGCGTGACCTGGAGCCCGGCACCCGGGTGTGGGCGGAGGGCCCGTACGGGGCGCTGACCGCCGACCGGCGCAGCCGCGGCAAGGTGCTGCTGGTGGCCGGCGGCGTCGGCATCACGCCGATGCGGGCGCTGTTCGAGACGCTGCCCGGCGCCCCCGGCGACCTGACCCTCCTCTACCGGGCCAACACCACCCAGGACCTGGCCCTGTGGGATGAGCTCGCCCAGATCGCCGAGGAGCGCGGCGCCCGGTTGATGTACGCGGTCAACAGCCCGGAGGGGGAGCGCCCGGACATCTCGGCGGACACCCTGCGCCGGAAGCTGCCGGACATCGACAGCCACGACGTCTTCATGTGCGGACCGCCCGGCTTCGCGCAGCAGGTGTACGAAGCACTGCGCGGCGCGGGGGTCCCCGCCCGCCGCATCCATCACGAGTCGTTCGAGATGTGA
- a CDS encoding FMN-binding protein produces the protein MHALKRKSPLRRVVLASAATVSGMVLLLSLKPHTTPTIDVGAPVPSSSSSASSGSSGSSAGAGGSSGSNGSSGSSGSSKSTGTKTVTGDSVQTRWGPVQVRVTVSSGRITDVTAVEYPQENPRDQEINSYAIPQLTREALAAQSASIDTVSGATYTSDGYRQSLQSALDSAEL, from the coding sequence ATGCACGCGTTGAAGAGGAAGAGCCCGCTGCGCCGCGTCGTACTGGCGAGCGCCGCCACCGTCTCCGGAATGGTGCTGCTGCTGTCGCTGAAGCCGCACACGACACCCACGATCGACGTGGGCGCGCCCGTCCCGTCGAGCAGTTCGAGCGCGTCGAGCGGCTCCAGCGGGTCGTCCGCGGGAGCCGGCGGATCCAGCGGTTCGAACGGGTCCAGCGGGTCCAGCGGATCGAGCAAGTCCACCGGCACCAAGACCGTCACGGGAGACTCGGTCCAGACCCGATGGGGCCCCGTCCAGGTCCGTGTCACGGTGAGCAGCGGCAGGATCACCGACGTCACGGCGGTCGAGTACCCGCAGGAGAATCCGAGGGACCAGGAGATCAACAGCTACGCCATCCCGCAGCTGACCCGGGAGGCGCTGGCCGCGCAGAGCGCGTCCATCGACACGGTCTCCGGCGCCACCTACACCAGTGACGGTTACCGCCAGTCGCTCCAGTCGGCCCTGGACTCGGCAGAGCTTTGA
- a CDS encoding argininosuccinate synthase, translating to MAERVVLAYSGGLDTSVAIGWIAEETGAEVIAVAVDVGQGGEDLDVIRKRALACGAVEAEVADAKDEFADEYCLPAIKANALYMDRYPLVSALSRPTIVKHLVAAAKKHGATTVAHGCTGKGNDQVRFEAGIVALAPDLKCIAPVRDYAMTRDKAIAFCEEKQLPIATTKKSPYSIDQNVFGRAVETGFLEDIWNAPIEDIYEYTSNPAEPREADEVIITFKEGVPVAIDGKPVTVLQAIQQLNERAGAQGIGRIDMVEDRLVGIKSREVYEAPGAIALITAHQELENVTVERELARYKRQVEQRWGELVYDGQWFSPLKRALDGFINEANQHVSGDIRMTLHGGRAVVTGRRSQSSLYDFNLATYDTGDTFDQAAAKGFIDIYSLSSKIAAKRDLA from the coding sequence GTGGCCGAGCGCGTCGTACTCGCCTACTCCGGCGGTCTGGACACCTCCGTCGCCATCGGCTGGATCGCCGAGGAGACGGGCGCCGAGGTCATCGCCGTTGCCGTGGACGTCGGCCAGGGCGGCGAGGACCTGGACGTCATCCGTAAGCGCGCGCTCGCCTGCGGTGCCGTCGAGGCCGAGGTCGCCGACGCCAAGGACGAATTCGCCGACGAGTACTGCCTCCCGGCGATCAAGGCCAACGCCCTCTACATGGACCGCTACCCGCTGGTCTCCGCCCTGTCCCGGCCGACGATCGTCAAGCACCTCGTCGCCGCCGCCAAGAAGCACGGCGCCACCACGGTCGCCCACGGCTGCACCGGCAAGGGCAACGACCAGGTCCGCTTCGAGGCCGGCATCGTCGCCCTCGCCCCCGACCTCAAGTGCATCGCCCCGGTCCGCGACTACGCGATGACCCGCGACAAGGCGATCGCCTTCTGCGAGGAGAAGCAGCTCCCGATCGCCACCACCAAGAAGTCCCCGTACTCCATCGACCAGAACGTCTTCGGGCGCGCCGTCGAGACGGGCTTCCTGGAGGACATCTGGAACGCCCCGATCGAGGACATCTACGAGTACACCTCCAACCCGGCCGAGCCCCGCGAGGCCGACGAGGTGATCATCACCTTCAAGGAGGGCGTCCCGGTCGCCATCGACGGCAAGCCCGTCACCGTCCTCCAGGCCATCCAGCAGCTCAACGAGCGCGCCGGCGCCCAGGGCATCGGCCGGATCGACATGGTCGAGGACCGGCTCGTGGGCATCAAGTCCCGCGAGGTGTACGAGGCTCCGGGTGCGATCGCCCTGATCACCGCCCACCAGGAGCTGGAGAACGTCACCGTCGAGCGCGAACTGGCCCGCTACAAGCGGCAGGTCGAGCAGCGCTGGGGCGAGCTGGTCTACGACGGCCAGTGGTTCTCCCCGCTCAAGCGCGCCCTGGACGGCTTCATCAACGAGGCCAACCAGCACGTCTCCGGCGACATCCGCATGACCCTGCACGGCGGCCGCGCGGTCGTCACCGGCCGGCGCTCTCAGTCGTCGCTGTACGACTTCAACCTCGCCACCTACGACACCGGCGACACCTTCGACCAGGCCGCGGCCAAGGGCTTCATCGACATCTACAGCCTGTCGTCGAAGATCGCCGCGAAGCGGGACCTGGCGTAA
- a CDS encoding response regulator transcription factor yields the protein MNTPRSGRPALARPDGTPLRVLVVDDDPDLAEVLSGALRYEGWQVRTAGDGATAVAEARDLMPDAVVLDVMLPDTDGFAVLRSLHTVKSDVCVLFLTARDAVEDRIAGITAGGDDYVTKPFSLEEVVARLRGLLRRAGMARQLEEGPRLTVGDLVMDEDAREVTRAGELIDLSPTEFELLRFLMRNPRRVLSKAQILDRVWSYDFGGQAHVVELYISYLRKKVDAGREPMIHTVRGAGYVLKPVVR from the coding sequence ATGAACACACCACGCTCCGGCCGCCCCGCCCTCGCCCGCCCCGACGGCACGCCCCTGCGCGTCCTCGTCGTCGACGACGATCCGGACCTCGCGGAGGTGCTGTCCGGGGCCCTGCGCTACGAGGGCTGGCAGGTGCGCACGGCGGGTGACGGTGCCACGGCCGTCGCCGAGGCCCGCGACCTGATGCCCGACGCCGTCGTCCTGGACGTGATGCTCCCGGACACCGACGGCTTCGCGGTGCTGCGCTCCCTGCACACCGTGAAGTCCGATGTCTGTGTGCTCTTCCTCACCGCGCGGGACGCCGTCGAGGACCGTATCGCCGGGATCACGGCGGGGGGCGACGACTATGTGACCAAGCCGTTCAGCCTGGAGGAGGTCGTCGCCCGGCTGCGCGGACTGCTGCGCCGCGCGGGCATGGCCCGGCAACTGGAGGAGGGCCCCCGGCTGACCGTCGGCGACCTGGTCATGGACGAGGACGCCCGCGAGGTGACCCGGGCCGGCGAGCTGATCGACCTGTCGCCCACCGAGTTCGAACTGCTTCGCTTCCTCATGCGCAACCCGCGCCGTGTGCTCAGCAAGGCACAGATACTCGACCGGGTGTGGTCGTACGACTTCGGCGGCCAGGCGCATGTCGTCGAGCTGTACATCTCCTACCTGCGCAAGAAGGTGGACGCGGGCCGCGAGCCCATGATCCACACCGTGCGCGGGGCCGGATACGTGCTCAAGCCGGTGGTCCGGTGA
- a CDS encoding ferredoxin reductase family protein produces the protein MTTVYQQQAPPLPPIVRRSPAGPLLTLLWAGAAAVVALWWQDTGSVVGTAGWLLGAGRIAGLLSGYSCAVLVGLMARVPLLERRIGSDRVSRWHATAGRYTVCLLVAHIVLVLTAYAAQDHASIVHETVNVVLHYPEMLKATIGTIILFAVGITSMRAVRRRVSHEFWYYVHLLTYAAIFLAFGHQLALGAEFTGNAVATGLWYALYLGVAALVVWFRILAPVRLNMRHKVRVESVYQEAPGVWSVVVRGRNLDRMGAEPGQFFRWRFLTDGMRWTSTPYSLSAPPRPDQMRITIKSLGDHSASVPLLRPGTRVWAEGPYGALTADRRTTNRALLIAGGVGVTPLRALFETLPGEVTLLYRARTAEELALGAELEAIARWRGARVVYLLNDEDGSRPRLTPGRLHSAVPDLADHDVFLCGPPGFAEDMYEALRAAGVPDRRIHHESFEL, from the coding sequence ATGACCACGGTGTACCAGCAGCAGGCGCCGCCCTTGCCGCCGATCGTCAGGCGCTCTCCGGCAGGCCCGCTGCTGACCCTCCTGTGGGCCGGGGCGGCCGCCGTCGTAGCCCTGTGGTGGCAGGACACCGGCTCGGTGGTGGGCACGGCCGGCTGGCTGCTCGGGGCCGGGCGGATCGCCGGGCTGCTGAGCGGGTACTCCTGCGCCGTCCTCGTCGGCCTGATGGCCCGCGTGCCGCTCCTGGAGCGGCGGATCGGCTCGGACCGGGTGTCCCGGTGGCACGCGACGGCCGGGCGGTACACGGTCTGCCTGCTGGTCGCGCACATCGTGCTGGTCCTGACGGCGTACGCCGCCCAGGACCACGCCTCGATCGTCCACGAGACGGTCAACGTGGTCCTGCACTACCCGGAGATGCTCAAGGCCACCATCGGCACGATCATCCTGTTCGCCGTCGGGATCACCTCGATGCGTGCCGTCCGGCGCCGGGTCAGCCACGAGTTCTGGTACTACGTGCACCTCCTGACGTACGCCGCGATCTTCCTGGCGTTCGGCCACCAGTTGGCGCTGGGCGCGGAGTTCACCGGGAACGCGGTCGCGACGGGCCTCTGGTACGCGCTGTACCTGGGCGTGGCGGCCCTGGTGGTGTGGTTCCGGATCCTCGCCCCGGTGCGGCTCAACATGCGGCACAAGGTGCGGGTGGAGTCGGTGTACCAGGAGGCGCCGGGTGTGTGGTCCGTCGTCGTCCGCGGCCGGAACCTGGACCGGATGGGCGCCGAGCCGGGGCAGTTCTTCCGCTGGCGGTTCCTCACCGACGGGATGCGGTGGACGTCCACGCCGTACTCCCTGTCGGCGCCGCCCCGCCCCGACCAGATGCGCATCACGATCAAGTCGCTCGGCGACCACAGCGCGTCCGTGCCCCTGCTGCGGCCGGGCACCCGGGTGTGGGCGGAGGGCCCGTACGGGGCGCTGACCGCCGACCGGCGGACCACGAACCGGGCACTGCTGATCGCGGGCGGCGTCGGAGTCACCCCGCTGCGTGCCCTGTTCGAGACACTGCCGGGCGAGGTGACGCTGCTGTACCGGGCGCGTACGGCCGAGGAACTGGCACTGGGCGCCGAGCTGGAGGCCATAGCCCGCTGGCGCGGCGCCCGGGTGGTGTACCTCCTCAACGACGAGGACGGCTCCCGCCCGCGCCTCACGCCCGGCCGGCTGCACTCCGCCGTGCCCGACCTGGCCGACCACGACGTCTTCCTGTGCGGACCGCCCGGATTCGCCGAGGACATGTACGAGGCACTGCGCGCGGCCGGGGTCCCCGACCGCCGTATCCACCACGAGTCGTTCGAGCTGTGA
- a CDS encoding FMN-binding protein, with translation MRKSHPIRRAVLVGAATVSGIVLLLSLKPATDPGSAQAAGGAAPQQGTAVQEQPQGGSAQQTGAQSVTGDVARTQYGNVQVRLTVSGGKITKAEAVQAPKGGLSDQKTAMAVPKLNQEAVAAQSAQIDAVSGATYTSGGYKQSLQSAIDKAKAASGGSGSSGSAGGSGSSGSSGSSGSSGSSGSSAQARTVTGNVAQTQYGNVQVRLTLSGDKITKAEAVQAPKGGVSDQKTALAIPKLNQEAVSAQSANIDAVSGATYTSAGYKQSLQSALDKAGG, from the coding sequence ATGAGGAAGAGCCACCCCATTCGGCGTGCCGTGCTCGTCGGCGCCGCCACCGTGTCCGGGATCGTGCTGCTGCTGTCGCTGAAGCCGGCCACGGATCCGGGCTCGGCGCAGGCGGCGGGCGGAGCCGCACCGCAGCAGGGCACGGCGGTCCAGGAGCAGCCGCAGGGCGGCAGTGCGCAGCAGACGGGCGCGCAGTCCGTCACCGGTGACGTGGCCCGGACGCAGTACGGCAATGTGCAGGTCCGCCTCACCGTCAGCGGCGGGAAGATCACCAAGGCCGAGGCCGTGCAGGCGCCCAAGGGCGGGCTCAGCGACCAGAAAACCGCCATGGCCGTACCCAAGCTCAACCAGGAGGCCGTCGCCGCGCAGAGCGCGCAGATCGACGCGGTCTCGGGCGCCACGTACACGAGCGGCGGGTACAAGCAGTCCCTGCAATCGGCGATCGACAAGGCGAAGGCCGCGTCCGGCGGCAGCGGCTCGTCCGGGTCGGCCGGCGGTTCCGGATCGTCGGGGTCATCGGGGTCATCGGGGTCGTCGGGGTCGTCGGGGTCGTCGGCCCAGGCGCGAACGGTCACGGGTAACGTGGCACAGACCCAGTACGGCAACGTCCAGGTCCGCCTCACCCTCAGCGGCGACAAGATCACCAAGGCCGAGGCCGTCCAGGCGCCGAAGGGCGGGGTCAGCGACCAGAAGACCGCCCTGGCCATCCCCAAGCTCAACCAGGAGGCGGTGAGCGCGCAGAGTGCGAACATCGACGCGGTCTCCGGCGCGACCTATACCAGCGCCGGGTACAAGCAATCCCTGCAATCGGCCCTCGACAAGGCCGGTGGCTGA
- a CDS encoding pyridoxamine 5'-phosphate oxidase family protein: MGKTYERIDGRLRTFIEAQPLFFTATAPLSGDGTVNLSPKGLKGSFAIIDELTVAYLDFAGSNAETIAHLRENGRITLMWCAFQGPPNIVRVHGRGEPVFRDAPRFKELLTHFPDIDPTPHGLRAIIVVTAERIRDSCGYAVPFMAYEEDRDLHGRRFAREDDASLSDYFRGKEHIETSLDGLPGLPLPLPPSTV, from the coding sequence ATGGGAAAGACCTATGAGCGCATAGACGGCAGGCTGCGTACGTTCATCGAGGCGCAGCCCCTCTTCTTCACCGCGACCGCTCCCCTGTCCGGCGACGGAACGGTCAACCTCTCCCCCAAGGGACTCAAGGGCTCGTTCGCCATCATCGACGAACTCACCGTGGCCTACCTGGACTTCGCGGGGAGCAACGCCGAGACGATCGCGCACCTGCGGGAGAACGGCCGGATCACCCTCATGTGGTGCGCCTTCCAGGGCCCGCCGAACATCGTCCGTGTGCACGGCCGCGGCGAGCCGGTCTTCCGCGACGCCCCCCGCTTCAAGGAACTGCTCACCCATTTCCCCGACATCGACCCGACCCCGCACGGCCTGCGCGCGATCATCGTCGTGACGGCCGAACGCATCCGGGACTCCTGCGGCTACGCGGTGCCCTTCATGGCGTACGAGGAGGACCGCGATCTGCACGGCAGGCGGTTCGCGCGCGAGGACGACGCCTCCCTCAGTGACTACTTCCGGGGGAAAGAGCACATCGAAACGAGCCTGGACGGCCTACCCGGACTGCCGTTGCCGCTGCCGCCGTCTACGGTCTGA
- the argH gene encoding argininosuccinate lyase has protein sequence MSSNSGDVRLWGGRFADGPAEALAKLSASVHFDWRLAPYDIAGSRAHARVLHKAGLLTEDELTRMLAGLDQLQADVADGSFTGTIADEDVHTALERGLLERLGPDLGGKLRAGRSRNDQVATLFRMYLRDHARIIGGLIAELQDALIGLAEAHPDVAMPGRTHLQHAQPVLFAHHVLAHVQSLSRDAERLRQWDERTAVSPYGSGALAGSSLGLDPEAVAEDLGFEHGSSANSIDGTASRDFVAEFAFITAMIGVNLSRIAEEVIIWNTKEFSFVTLHDAFSTGSSIMPQKKNPDIAELARGKSGRLIGNLTGLMATLKALPLAYNRDLQEDKEPVFDSIDQLEVLLPAFTGMMATLTVHRERMEELAPAGFSLATDIAEWLVKQGVPFRVAHEVAGECVKVAEAEGKELDGLTDEQFAKISAHLTPEVRSVLNVPGALASRNGRGGTAPEAVAVQLAEVKADVAAQHAWATAKQKK, from the coding sequence GTGAGCAGCAACAGCGGTGACGTACGGCTCTGGGGCGGCCGTTTCGCCGACGGTCCCGCCGAGGCCCTGGCGAAGCTGTCCGCGTCCGTCCACTTCGACTGGCGGCTCGCGCCCTACGACATCGCGGGCTCCCGCGCTCACGCGCGCGTGCTGCACAAGGCGGGGCTGCTCACCGAGGACGAGCTGACGCGGATGCTGGCCGGACTCGACCAGCTCCAAGCGGACGTGGCGGACGGCTCCTTCACCGGCACCATCGCCGACGAGGACGTGCACACCGCCCTGGAGCGAGGCCTCCTGGAGCGCCTCGGTCCCGACCTCGGCGGCAAGCTGCGCGCCGGCCGCTCCCGCAACGACCAGGTCGCGACCCTCTTCCGGATGTACCTGCGCGACCACGCCCGGATCATCGGGGGCCTGATCGCCGAGCTCCAGGATGCGCTCATCGGCCTGGCGGAGGCCCACCCGGACGTGGCGATGCCCGGCCGTACCCACCTCCAGCACGCCCAGCCGGTGCTCTTCGCCCACCACGTCCTCGCGCACGTCCAGTCGCTGTCCCGGGACGCCGAGCGCCTGCGCCAGTGGGACGAGCGGACAGCCGTGTCGCCCTACGGCTCGGGTGCCCTGGCGGGCTCCTCCCTCGGCCTGGACCCGGAGGCGGTCGCCGAGGACCTCGGCTTCGAGCACGGCAGCTCGGCCAACTCCATCGACGGCACGGCCTCCCGTGACTTCGTCGCCGAGTTCGCCTTCATCACCGCCATGATCGGCGTCAACCTCTCCCGGATCGCCGAAGAGGTCATCATCTGGAACACGAAGGAGTTCTCCTTCGTGACGCTCCACGACGCGTTCTCCACGGGCTCGTCGATCATGCCGCAGAAGAAGAACCCGGACATCGCCGAGCTGGCGCGCGGCAAGAGCGGCCGTCTGATCGGCAACCTCACCGGGCTCATGGCCACGCTCAAGGCACTGCCGCTCGCGTACAACCGCGACCTCCAGGAGGACAAGGAGCCGGTCTTCGACTCCATCGACCAGCTGGAGGTTCTGCTCCCGGCCTTCACCGGCATGATGGCCACGCTGACCGTGCACCGCGAGCGCATGGAGGAGCTGGCCCCGGCCGGTTTCTCGCTCGCCACCGACATCGCCGAGTGGCTGGTCAAGCAGGGTGTGCCGTTCCGCGTCGCGCACGAGGTAGCCGGTGAGTGCGTGAAGGTCGCCGAGGCCGAGGGCAAGGAGCTGGACGGGCTCACGGACGAGCAGTTCGCGAAGATCTCCGCGCATCTGACCCCCGAGGTGCGGTCGGTCCTCAACGTCCCCGGCGCCCTCGCCTCCCGCAACGGTCGCGGCGGTACGGCACCCGAGGCGGTCGCCGTCCAGCTCGCCGAGGTGAAGGCGGACGTGGCGGCGCAGCACGCGTGGGCCACCGCGAAGCAGAAGAAGTAG
- a CDS encoding sensor histidine kinase — protein MRRLPRPRTLRARLTAGLVVLLALSCAAVGVAAVVELDGFLLGRLDQQLHDAGPRFPASLEAGLKPSDHDGDEHGDTRKQSAGTFGARLLGASVTNAAVVRPGNDSTGLNAPLTARDKRRLAAVPVDGQGHSVCLSSLGEYRLMATEGRDADVLITGLPLEPVEATVHRLELVATIVFGAALAITGVAGAFWVRWSLRPLSRVAATATRVSELPLASGEVALPPRAPESDPRGEVGRVATAFNRMLGHVEDALTKRHASEERLRSFAADASHELRTPVASVRGHAELALLHPGPVPPEVTRALERIAAESGRMGEMVDDLLLLARLDAGRPLERRPVDVTRLVLDAVTDARAAGPGHRWTMELPEEPVTVTGDEHRLHQVLANLLANARLHTPVGTKVTVALETDGATAVLRVHDDGPGVPDEIQPGVFERFTRAEHRRRPDSQGGGAGLGLAIVAAVTEAHGGSVELESRPGATTFTVRLPGS, from the coding sequence ATGCGGCGCCTGCCCCGGCCGCGCACCCTGCGGGCCCGGCTCACCGCCGGGCTCGTCGTGCTGCTCGCGCTCAGCTGTGCCGCGGTCGGAGTGGCCGCCGTGGTCGAGCTGGACGGCTTCCTTCTCGGCCGGCTGGACCAGCAACTGCACGACGCGGGCCCGCGGTTCCCGGCGAGCCTGGAAGCCGGCCTCAAACCCTCGGACCACGACGGCGACGAGCACGGCGACACCCGCAAACAGTCCGCCGGCACCTTCGGCGCCCGGCTGCTCGGGGCATCCGTGACCAACGCGGCCGTGGTGCGCCCCGGCAACGACAGCACCGGTCTGAACGCCCCGCTGACCGCCCGGGACAAGCGGAGGCTCGCGGCGGTGCCCGTCGACGGCCAGGGGCACAGTGTCTGCCTGTCGTCCCTCGGCGAATACCGCCTGATGGCGACCGAGGGGCGGGACGCTGACGTGCTGATCACCGGACTGCCGCTGGAGCCGGTGGAGGCGACGGTGCACCGCCTGGAACTGGTCGCCACGATCGTCTTCGGCGCGGCCCTCGCCATCACCGGCGTCGCGGGTGCGTTCTGGGTGCGCTGGTCGCTGCGGCCGCTGAGCCGGGTCGCCGCGACCGCCACCCGGGTCAGTGAACTCCCGCTCGCCAGCGGCGAGGTGGCGCTGCCGCCGCGTGCCCCCGAGTCCGACCCGCGCGGCGAGGTGGGCCGGGTCGCCACCGCCTTCAACCGCATGCTCGGCCATGTCGAGGACGCCCTCACCAAGCGGCACGCCAGCGAGGAGCGGCTGCGCAGCTTCGCCGCCGACGCCAGTCATGAGCTGCGCACACCGGTCGCCTCGGTCCGCGGCCACGCCGAGCTGGCGCTGCTGCACCCGGGTCCGGTGCCGCCGGAGGTGACCCGCGCCCTGGAGCGGATCGCCGCGGAGTCCGGGCGCATGGGCGAGATGGTCGACGATCTGCTGCTGCTGGCCCGCCTGGACGCGGGCCGTCCGCTGGAGCGGCGCCCCGTCGACGTCACCCGCCTGGTCCTGGACGCGGTGACGGACGCGCGCGCCGCCGGTCCCGGTCACCGCTGGACGATGGAGCTGCCCGAGGAGCCGGTGACCGTGACGGGCGATGAGCACCGGCTCCACCAGGTGTTGGCCAACCTGCTGGCCAACGCGCGTTTGCACACGCCTGTGGGCACGAAGGTGACCGTCGCGCTGGAGACCGACGGGGCGACGGCCGTCCTCCGGGTCCACGACGACGGCCCCGGGGTCCCCGACGAGATCCAGCCGGGCGTCTTCGAACGCTTCACCCGGGCCGAACACCGCCGCCGCCCCGACAGCCAGGGAGGCGGCGCCGGCCTCGGCCTGGCGATCGTGGCGGCGGTGACGGAGGCGCACGGCGGGAGCGTGGAGCTGGAGAGCCGCCCGGGGGCGACCACCTTCACGGTGCGGCTACCGGGCAGCTGA